The window ACAACTGTTGTTTGATGGCGTTAAACTCACGACTGGTGATCACAAAACGGCCGGTGTTTTTTTCAAACATGTAGGCAAAGAATTTTTGTTCACGGCAAAATTCTTCAGTCAAAAAGGTGTCGATAAACGTAACATCGTCATGCACTCGCCTCACTTCAAAGGTCTTTTCCAAGCCTTGATTTGTGGGGCGATTCCAATTCTTTTTAACCAGATAATCGTCGCATTCTTCATATTCTTTACCAAACTTGCCACGGTTCCACCGGTCTTCAATGTCGCGAAACAATTCAATACCCAACTTGTAGGGGTTAAGACGACCGGCTTGCTGGGCCATGGTCCCGGCATGGTGATCGGCAAAATCGATGATTTCGGTGGCTTCCATGGCCTTTTGGGTCATGATCTTAGAATGCCAAAAGCTAGCCCACCCCTCATTCATGATTTTAGTTTGCCCTTGCGGCAGAAAATAATAGGCCTCATCCATCACAATATCGAGCAGATCCCTTTCCCAATTTTCTAAGGGGGCATTTTCCAGCAAAAACCCCAACACATCTTGCACCGGTGATTCAGGAAAATTCTTTTTCTTTTTCTTTTCATCGTCTAGTTTTTTTTGTTGATCGTCTAAAAACTTTTTGGGATTGATATAGCGATCCATGTAGGGTTTGCTTTTTAGCTTCTGAACTTGCATCTCTTCTTCGTCTTCACCATTAACCACTTCACGTTTATCCGAAACTCGTTTGATAAAAGAACCGTGGTGATCCACTAAATTTTCTAAAGACAGGCAGATATCTAAAAATTTTTCGACAGTTTCATAACCATATTTATTGATATGGCGTTTAACACGGGCCTTATGATTAGCCATCTCATCCATCATCTTGCGACTGGTATGGGCAAAATAGGCATTATTTTTAAAAAAGTCGACGTGGCCATAAACGTGAGCCATCACCATTTTTTGATCGACGGTACGGTT of the Deltaproteobacteria bacterium genome contains:
- a CDS encoding SpoVR family protein encodes the protein MGFHDTQLNSELEAIRQEIENHAKGYGLDFFPVIFEMLDWKEMNMLAAYGGFPNRYPHWRFGMEFERLSKSYSYGLSKIYEMVINNDPSYAYLLNCNRTVDQKMVMAHVYGHVDFFKNNAYFAHTSRKMMDEMANHKARVKRHINKYGYETVEKFLDICLSLENLVDHHGSFIKRVSDKREVVNGEDEEEMQVQKLKSKPYMDRYINPKKFLDDQQKKLDDEKKKKKNFPESPVQDVLGFLLENAPLENWERDLLDIVMDEAYYFLPQGQTKIMNEGWASFWHSKIMTQKAMEATEIIDFADHHAGTMAQQAGRLNPYKLGIELFRDIEDRWNRGKFGKEYEECDDYLVKKNWNRPTNQGLEKTFEVRRVHDDVTFIDTFLTEEFCREQKFFAYMFEKNTGRFVITSREFNAIKQQLLASLTNWGQPFIYVTDANFGNRGELYLTHRHEGMDLKMDWAESTLKNLFLIWRRPVSIETLLDGKLKVLHFDGQQCKLSDFTTQL